The DNA region ACGGAAGCCGGGCGCGCAGGACCCGGAAGGCGGCGAAGGCCGCGAGGGCGGCGAGGGCGAGGAGGATGCCGCCCTCGATGAGCTGGGTGGGCCAGTAGTGGGAGTACGGGTGGTAGTCGACGTACTGGCCGGTGACGTTCTTGGCGGCCAGGCACTCGGCGGGGCTGTTCCCCAGGTCGTGGCAGGACCACTCCTCGATGCGGCGTCCTTCGGCGGTGAGCAGACCCGTGTCCATCATGAGGCCGTTGCCCGGGACGAGGAGGGGGCCGGTCCGCATGTTCATGGGGCCGGTGACCGTCCCGACGCCGAGCCAGCTCCAGCGCAGGTTGCCGAGGACCAGCGTGACCACGCCCATGACCAGGCCGGTCGCCGCCATGGCGACGAGGGTGCGCCGGACGAGCAGGCCGACGAGGGTGCCGACGGCGACGGCCGCGAGGACGTATGCGAGGAGGACGACGCCCGTCGCCTCGTACGGGCCGCGGTCGGCCCAGTTGAGCTGGTACGTGCCCGCGACGCGGCTCCAGCCGATCCGGAAGACGCCCATCAGGGCGAGGGTGAGGCCGGTGGCGGCGCCCGTGGCGGTGAGGACCTTGGCGCGGAGCCAGGCCGCCGGGGCGGTCGACTGGGTGAGGGAGAGCCGGTACGTCCCGGACTCGAACTCGCGGGCGATCAGCGGGCCCGCGACGAAGGCGCCCACGAACAGCGGCAGCAGGATCGTGCCCATGCCCGCGTAGTCCATGGCGATGCGCAGCGTCTCGTAGCCGCGGCTCTCGTCGGCGGGCCACCGGCTGCCGTCCGGCAGCACCCGGTCGGGGGTCTGTCCGTCCCAGATCCGCAGGCCGCCGACCACGGCGAGGGCGAGCAGGGCGAGGGCGCCGGCGGCCCAGAGGGTACGGCGGTACTGGCGGACCGTCACCCAGTACGGGCCCTTGAGGGCGAGAGCGCTCACGCGGCGGCTCCTTCGGTGGTGCGGAGGTGGGCGAGGAGGAGGTCCTCCAGGGAGGGTTCGCTGGTTTCCCACGGTCCTTCGACCGGGCCCGCGGGGCGGATCAGCGCGGTGAGCTGGCGGCCCGTGGTGCGGGACTCGACGACCGTGTGCGGGGCGAGGTCGCCGATCGGGCCGGTGAGCAGGGTGTGGGCGGCGAGGAGTTCGTCGACCGCCCCGTCGAGGCGGACCCGGCCGCCGTCGAGCAGCAGGAGGTGGTCGCAGGCGCCCTCCAGCTCGGTGAGGATGTGCGAGGACATGACGACGGTGGTGCCGTGTTCGGCGGCGTCGGCCAGGAGCAGGCCCATCAGCTGGTGCCGGGCCAGCGGGTCCAGGTCCGCCATCGGCTCGTCGAGCAGGAGGAGTTCGGGGCGCTTGCCGAGGGCCAGGGCGAGGGCGACCCGGGTGCGCTGACCGCCGGAGAGGCGGCGCACGAGCGTGTCGGAGGAGAAGCCGCCGCCGTCGACGACCCGGCGGGCGGCGGCCTCGTCCCAGCGGCCCGGGTTCAGCTCGCGGCCCATCCGCAGGGTGTCCGCGACGGACAGCCGGGGGTGCAGCGGCTTGTCCTGCGCCACGTACGCCAGCTTCTCGCGGGGCGGGGCCGTGATCGTGCCCTCGGTGGGGCGGAGCAGGCCCGCCGTGAGGGCGAGGAGGGTGGACTTGCCGGCGCCGTTGGGGCCGACCAGGGCGCAGACGCGGCCGGCGGGGAGGGCGAGGTGGCAGCCGCGGAGCGCCCAGGACCGGGCCCGGCCTCCGTACCGTACGCCGATGCCCTCCGCCCTCAGCGCGATGTCCTCACTCATATGTCCCCCTCGAAGAGTTCGTTCAGTACGGATGTGAAGAGCGCGGCCACGTCGTCCCGCTCCAGGCCCGCCTCGCGCGCCCGTCGCGCCCACGCGGCGAGTTCGCCGCGCAGCGGCGAGTCGGCGGGGCCGGTGGCGAGGGTGCCGAGAGTGCCGAGGGTGGCGCGGACGAAGGTGCCGAGGCCGCGGCGGGCCTCGACCAGGCCTTCGCGTTCCAGCTCCCGGTAGGCCTTGAGGACCGTGTTCGGGTTCACGGCGGTGGCCTCGACGACCTCGCGGGCGGTCGGCAGCCGGTCGCCGGGCTCCAACAGGCCCATGCGGAGGGCCTGTTTGGTCTGCTGGACGATCTGGAGATAGGTGGCGACCCCGCTGCGGCGGTCGATCCGGTAGGCGAGCACGTGCGCTTGCACCACCCTTTCACTAATCAAGTAGTGAAAGGGTGGTGCAAAGAAGGGGGCGGTGTCAACCGCCCCCTCGCTCCGCCCTACTGACGGGGTCTCAGGACTCCGTGCGGTACATCAGGTCCACCTCGTGGGTCCGGAAGCCCAGGCCCTCGTACACCCGCACCGCCGCCGTGTTGTCGGCGTCCACGTACAGCATCGCCGTCGGCAGCGTCTCCGCCGCCAGATGCCGCAGGCCGATCGCCGTCAGCGCCTTGCCCAGGCCGCCGCCCTGCGCGCCGGGCAGCACGCCCACCACGTACACCTCGCCCAGCTGCTCCTCGGCGTGCACCTTCGTCCAGTGGAAGCCGACCAGCCGCCCCTCGCGCTCCGCGAGGAAGAACCCCTTCGGGTCGAACCACGGCTCCGCGATCCGGTCGTCCAGGTCCCGCTGGGTCAGCGACCCCTGCTCGGGGTGGTGGGCGAAGGCCGCCGCGTTCACCGCGAGCCAGGCCGCGTCGTCCTGACCCGGTACGAAGGTGCGCACCGTCACGCCCTCGGGCAGCACCGGCTCCGGGATGTCCAGCGGCACCAGCGCCCGGCGCAGCTGGCGCAGTTCGCGGAACAGGGTCAGGCCGAGCACCTGCGCGAGGTGCCGGGCCGCCGACTTGCCGCCGTGCGCCCAGACCCGCAGCCGCTTCCCGGACGCGTCGAGCAGCGCGGTGCCGAGCGCCCGGCCGTGCCCGCGGCCCCGGTGCGCCGGATGCACCACCAGCTCCGCCGCCGGCGCCTCCACCGGGTCGGTCTCCTCCAGCTGGGCGTAGCCGTACAGATGCGGGCCGACCGTCAGGAGGAAGTGCCGTACGCCCTCCCGCCGCCCGTGCCGCAGATACAGCCGCCCCTGCTCCGACACGGCGTGCACGCCGTCGGCGCGGTCGGCGGCCTCGAGGAGGTCGAGGACATCACTGATCTGCTCGGGGCTCAGCTCTTCGTAACTCTTGATCTGCCGTCCGGGTTCGAGGGCCGGCGCCGCGTCGGAAGTCATGCCTCCGAGCCTACGGCTGTGCCGTCCGACCCCGTGGGAGATCACCCGGAGACTGTCAGGTGGGGAGGGCCGGGGTCGGGGAGACGTGAGCGGATTCAGCGGAGAAGTGAGCAAAGTCAACCAGCTCGTAACCCGCACCCCCCTGTTGCGCTACGCGCGTTGACCCTAGGCTGCGCGGGCAACACCGGAGTCGTTCAGGGAACTGGGGAGAAATGGCAGCGACACGGAAGAAGAACAAGGCGGGGCGGCGCATCCTCGCCCTCGGGGCGGGACTCGCCACCGTCGGCGCGCTCGTGGCGGCGATGCCGGCCGGCGCCTCGCAGGACCGCGCCGCGGACGCCGGGTACGGCAACGGCAAGGGCTGGGGGCGGATGGTCGACGTCCAGCTCCTCTCCTTCAACGACCTCCACGGCAACCTGGAGCCGCCGACCGGCTCCTCGGGCCGCCTCACGCAGCTGAACGAGGACGGCACCACCAAGACCATCGAGGGCGTCGGCGGCGTCGAGTACCTCGCCACGCACCTGCGCCAGGCCCGTCAGGGGAACCGTTACTCCATCACCGCGGCCGCGGGCGACATGATCGGCGCCTCGCCGCTGGTCTCCGGCCTCTTCCACGACGAGCCGACCGTCGAGGCGCTGAACAAGCTGAAGCTCGACGTCACCTCCGTCGGCAACCACGAGTTCGACGAGGGCGGGCGCGAGCTCGCCCGTCTGCAGAACGGCGGCTGTCACCCGGTCGAGGGCTGCTACGAGGAGGGCAGGACCTTCTCCGGCGCGCACTTCCCGTACCTCGCGGCGAACGTGACGGACGAGAAGACCGGCCGTCCGATGCTGGACCCGTACTACATCTGGGAGCGCGACGGCATCAAGATCGGCTTCATCGGCGTGACCCTGGAGGGCACGGCGGACATCGTGAACGCCGACGGCATCAAGGGCCTGAAGTTCGGCGACGAGGTCGAGACGATCAACAAGTACGCCAAGGTGCTGGAGCGCAAGGGCGTGAAGTCGATCGTCGCGCTGCTCCACGAGGGCGGCATGCCGGCCTCCGGCGCGTACAACTACGACTGCGACACCCCGGGCGCGGGCGCCGGCATCTCCGGCCCGATCGTGGACATCGCCAAGAACGTCACCCCGCAGGTCGACGCCCTGGTCACCGGCCACACCCACCAGTCGTACGCGTGCACCATCCCGGACCCGTCCGGCAAGCCGCGCACCGTCACCTCGGCGGCCTCCTTCGGCCGGCTGTACACCGACACGACGCTGACCTACGACCGGCGTACGAAGGACATCGTCCGCACCGCCGTCGCCTCCGCGAACCACGTCGTCACCCGTGACGTGACCCCGGCGAAGGACATGACCGACCTGATCAGCCGCTACAAGACGCTGTCCGCGCCGGTCGCGAACCGTGCGGTGGGTCACATCTCGGCCGACATCGAGAACCCGCTCCCGGACCCCAAGAAGCCGTTCGCCGACGTCGAGCGGCCGGCCGGCAACCTGATCGCCGACGCGCAGCTGGAGGCCATGGCCCCGGCGGACAAGGGCGGCGCGCAGCTCGCGCTGATGAACCCGGGT from Streptomyces fradiae includes:
- a CDS encoding ABC transporter permease, which codes for MSALALKGPYWVTVRQYRRTLWAAGALALLALAVVGGLRIWDGQTPDRVLPDGSRWPADESRGYETLRIAMDYAGMGTILLPLFVGAFVAGPLIAREFESGTYRLSLTQSTAPAAWLRAKVLTATGAATGLTLALMGVFRIGWSRVAGTYQLNWADRGPYEATGVVLLAYVLAAVAVGTLVGLLVRRTLVAMAATGLVMGVVTLVLGNLRWSWLGVGTVTGPMNMRTGPLLVPGNGLMMDTGLLTAEGRRIEEWSCHDLGNSPAECLAAKNVTGQYVDYHPYSHYWPTQLIEGGILLALAALAAFAAFRVLRARLP
- a CDS encoding ATP-binding cassette domain-containing protein encodes the protein MSEDIALRAEGIGVRYGGRARSWALRGCHLALPAGRVCALVGPNGAGKSTLLALTAGLLRPTEGTITAPPREKLAYVAQDKPLHPRLSVADTLRMGRELNPGRWDEAAARRVVDGGGFSSDTLVRRLSGGQRTRVALALALGKRPELLLLDEPMADLDPLARHQLMGLLLADAAEHGTTVVMSSHILTELEGACDHLLLLDGGRVRLDGAVDELLAAHTLLTGPIGDLAPHTVVESRTTGRQLTALIRPAGPVEGPWETSEPSLEDLLLAHLRTTEGAAA
- a CDS encoding GntR family transcriptional regulator; protein product: MLAYRIDRRSGVATYLQIVQQTKQALRMGLLEPGDRLPTAREVVEATAVNPNTVLKAYRELEREGLVEARRGLGTFVRATLGTLGTLATGPADSPLRGELAAWARRAREAGLERDDVAALFTSVLNELFEGDI
- the mshD gene encoding mycothiol synthase, with translation MTSDAAPALEPGRQIKSYEELSPEQISDVLDLLEAADRADGVHAVSEQGRLYLRHGRREGVRHFLLTVGPHLYGYAQLEETDPVEAPAAELVVHPAHRGRGHGRALGTALLDASGKRLRVWAHGGKSAARHLAQVLGLTLFRELRQLRRALVPLDIPEPVLPEGVTVRTFVPGQDDAAWLAVNAAAFAHHPEQGSLTQRDLDDRIAEPWFDPKGFFLAEREGRLVGFHWTKVHAEEQLGEVYVVGVLPGAQGGGLGKALTAIGLRHLAAETLPTAMLYVDADNTAAVRVYEGLGFRTHEVDLMYRTES
- a CDS encoding bifunctional UDP-sugar hydrolase/5'-nucleotidase, with the protein product MAATRKKNKAGRRILALGAGLATVGALVAAMPAGASQDRAADAGYGNGKGWGRMVDVQLLSFNDLHGNLEPPTGSSGRLTQLNEDGTTKTIEGVGGVEYLATHLRQARQGNRYSITAAAGDMIGASPLVSGLFHDEPTVEALNKLKLDVTSVGNHEFDEGGRELARLQNGGCHPVEGCYEEGRTFSGAHFPYLAANVTDEKTGRPMLDPYYIWERDGIKIGFIGVTLEGTADIVNADGIKGLKFGDEVETINKYAKVLERKGVKSIVALLHEGGMPASGAYNYDCDTPGAGAGISGPIVDIAKNVTPQVDALVTGHTHQSYACTIPDPSGKPRTVTSAASFGRLYTDTTLTYDRRTKDIVRTAVASANHVVTRDVTPAKDMTDLISRYKTLSAPVANRAVGHISADIENPLPDPKKPFADVERPAGNLIADAQLEAMAPADKGGAQLALMNPGGIRMPLTYAQSGGEGDGVVTYAEAYAVQPFTNMMTTVDLTGAQLITTLQQQVSGANLAAPKYLQVSKGFTYTLDTTKTGADRIVVDSVKLNGEAIDPAKTYRVAMNEFLAAGSDGFPVLKEHKNKLVGASDLDVLVAYMTAHSSASAPLAPPALGRITIVK